A window of the Rhizobium brockwellii genome harbors these coding sequences:
- a CDS encoding Gfo/Idh/MocA family protein produces MMTNDRRKPIRWGMVGGGRGSQIGYIHRSAAHRDGVFELAAGAFDIDPERGRAFGADLGLDEERSYRDFATMFAAEAGRADGIEAVSIATPNNTHFAICKAALEHDLHVICEKPLCFTTTEAEELKALSQARGRIVGVTYGYAGHQMIEQARAMVRNGDLGEIRIVSLQFAHGFHSAAVEELNPSTRWRVDPKFAGPSYVLGDVGTHPLYIAKVILPHLKIRRLLCTRQSFVKSRAPLEDNAVTLMEYDNGAIATIWSSAVNAGSMHGQKIRIVGSKASIEWWDERPNQLSYEIQGEPARILERGMDYLYPEARIDDRIGGGHPEGLFEAWANLYRRFGFAINRERGLAPAGIEKLVFPDVDAGLEGVRWVENCVRSADAGGIWLDYR; encoded by the coding sequence ATGATGACGAATGACAGGCGAAAGCCGATCCGTTGGGGAATGGTCGGCGGCGGCAGAGGCAGCCAGATCGGCTATATTCATCGCTCGGCAGCCCATCGCGACGGTGTTTTCGAACTCGCAGCGGGCGCCTTCGATATCGATCCGGAACGCGGTCGCGCCTTCGGCGCCGATCTGGGGCTCGACGAAGAGCGGAGCTACCGGGACTTTGCGACGATGTTTGCAGCCGAGGCCGGGCGGGCCGACGGCATCGAGGCCGTGTCGATCGCAACACCCAACAATACCCATTTTGCGATCTGCAAGGCAGCACTCGAACATGATCTGCATGTGATCTGCGAAAAGCCGCTCTGCTTCACGACCACCGAAGCCGAAGAGCTGAAGGCACTTTCCCAGGCGCGCGGCCGTATCGTCGGCGTGACCTATGGTTATGCCGGCCATCAGATGATCGAGCAGGCGCGCGCCATGGTCAGGAATGGCGATCTCGGCGAAATCCGCATCGTCAGCCTGCAGTTCGCCCATGGTTTCCATAGTGCTGCGGTGGAGGAGCTGAACCCCTCGACGCGGTGGCGCGTCGATCCGAAATTCGCAGGTCCCAGCTATGTCCTCGGCGATGTCGGGACCCACCCACTTTATATCGCCAAGGTCATCCTGCCGCACCTCAAGATCAGACGTCTCCTCTGCACCCGCCAGAGCTTCGTCAAAAGCCGAGCGCCGCTCGAAGACAATGCGGTGACCCTGATGGAATATGATAATGGCGCGATCGCCACCATCTGGTCGAGCGCCGTCAATGCCGGCTCCATGCACGGCCAGAAGATCCGCATCGTCGGCTCGAAGGCCAGTATCGAATGGTGGGACGAGCGGCCGAACCAGCTCTCCTACGAGATCCAAGGCGAACCGGCCCGTATTCTCGAGCGTGGCATGGACTATCTCTATCCCGAGGCCAGGATCGACGACCGGATCGGCGGCGGCCACCCGGAAGGTCTCTTCGAAGCCTGGGCGAACCTCTATCGCCGCTTCGGCTTTGCCATCAACAGAGAACGCGGCCTCGCTCCTGCGGGGATCGAAAAACTGGTCTTTCCCGATGTCGATGCGGGACTGGAAGGAGTGCGCTGGGTAGAAAACTGCGTGCGGTCCGCCGATGCCGGCGGGATCTGGCTGGATTATCGCTAG
- the groL gene encoding chaperonin GroEL (60 kDa chaperone family; promotes refolding of misfolded polypeptides especially under stressful conditions; forms two stacked rings of heptamers to form a barrel-shaped 14mer; ends can be capped by GroES; misfolded proteins enter the barrel where they are refolded when GroES binds) translates to MSAKEIRFSTDARDRLLRGVELLNNAVKVTLGPKGRNVVIDKAYGAPRITKDGVSVAKEIELADKFENMGAQMVREVASKTNDLAGDGTTTATVLAASIFREGAKLVAAGMNPMDLRRGIDLGVTAVVKEIKARAMKVKSSGEIAQVGTIAANGDAAIGEMIAKAMDKVGNEGVITVEEARTAETELDVVEGMQFDRGYLSPYFVTNAEKMRVELEDPYILVHEKKLGSLQAMLPILEAVVQTGKPLLLISEDVEGEALATLVVNKLRGGLKVAAVKAPGFGDRRKAMLEDIAVLTSGQMISEDLGIKLDNVTLDMLGHAKRVLIDKESTTIIDGAGDKAAIQARIQQIKAQIEETTSDYDKEKLQERLAKLAGGVAVIRVGGATETEVKEKKDRIDDALNATRAAVEEGIVPGGGVALLRAKSALTGLTGENADVTAGISIVLRALEAPIRQIADNAGFEGSIVVGKLAGSNNHNQGFDAQTETYVDMIEAGIVDPAKVVRTALQDAGSIAALLITAEVMIADIPARDAAPAAGNGGMGDMGY, encoded by the coding sequence ATGTCTGCCAAGGAAATCAGGTTCTCCACCGACGCGCGCGACCGCCTGCTACGAGGCGTCGAATTGCTCAACAACGCCGTCAAGGTGACGCTTGGCCCGAAGGGTCGCAACGTCGTCATCGACAAGGCCTATGGCGCACCGCGCATTACCAAGGACGGCGTTAGCGTCGCCAAGGAGATCGAGCTCGCCGACAAGTTCGAGAACATGGGCGCGCAAATGGTGCGCGAGGTGGCTTCGAAGACCAATGATCTTGCCGGCGACGGCACGACGACGGCAACGGTGCTCGCCGCCTCCATCTTCCGCGAAGGCGCAAAGCTCGTCGCTGCCGGCATGAACCCGATGGATCTCAGGCGCGGCATCGATCTCGGCGTCACCGCCGTCGTCAAGGAAATCAAGGCGCGGGCGATGAAGGTCAAATCATCAGGCGAGATCGCCCAGGTCGGCACCATTGCCGCCAATGGCGACGCCGCCATCGGTGAGATGATCGCCAAGGCGATGGACAAGGTCGGCAATGAGGGCGTCATAACGGTCGAAGAGGCGCGAACCGCCGAGACCGAACTCGACGTCGTCGAGGGTATGCAGTTCGACCGCGGCTATCTCTCACCCTATTTCGTCACCAATGCCGAGAAGATGCGCGTGGAACTGGAGGATCCCTATATCCTCGTTCACGAGAAGAAACTTGGCAGCCTGCAGGCGATGCTGCCGATCCTGGAAGCTGTCGTACAGACTGGCAAACCGCTGCTGCTCATCTCGGAGGACGTCGAAGGCGAGGCGCTGGCGACGCTTGTTGTCAACAAGCTGCGCGGCGGCCTGAAGGTCGCAGCCGTCAAGGCGCCGGGTTTCGGTGATCGCCGCAAGGCCATGCTGGAAGACATTGCCGTGCTTACATCAGGCCAGATGATTTCCGAGGATCTCGGCATCAAGCTCGACAACGTCACGCTCGATATGCTCGGCCACGCCAAGCGCGTGCTGATCGACAAGGAGAGCACCACGATCATCGACGGCGCCGGCGACAAAGCAGCCATCCAGGCGCGCATCCAGCAGATCAAGGCGCAGATCGAGGAGACCACCTCCGATTACGACAAGGAAAAGCTGCAGGAACGCCTGGCGAAACTCGCCGGCGGCGTCGCAGTCATCCGCGTCGGCGGCGCCACCGAGACGGAAGTCAAGGAAAAGAAGGACCGCATCGATGACGCGCTGAACGCCACCCGTGCGGCGGTCGAGGAGGGCATCGTGCCCGGCGGCGGCGTGGCACTGTTGCGCGCCAAGTCGGCGCTGACGGGCCTGACCGGGGAGAACGCCGACGTAACGGCGGGCATCTCGATCGTGCTCAGGGCACTCGAAGCCCCGATCCGGCAGATCGCCGACAATGCCGGGTTCGAGGGCTCCATCGTCGTTGGAAAACTCGCCGGCAGCAATAATCACAATCAGGGCTTCGACGCACAGACGGAGACCTATGTCGATATGATCGAGGCCGGCATCGTCGATCCCGCCAAGGTCGTGCGCACCGCTCTGCAGGACGCCGGCTCGATTGCGGCGCTGCTGATCACCGCCGAGGTGATGATCGCCGACATTCCTGCAAGAGACGCCGCCCCTGCAGCCGGAAATGGCGGCATGGGCGATATGGGATACTGA